The DNA sequence TGTGAAACCCAATGGCCTTTAAATCATATAGTCAGCACTAAAGCATTCTTCCTGTGCATGAAAAATACTCCCAGAAGGGATACTTGGGCTATAGCGGCATCCTTTTTCAATAGGTGGTTTTCTGCTGCCATTTTGAGGTAAAGGCTAATGGCAGGGCATCTGCCAAATGCTTGCAGCTGCAAGGTCAGAAAGGGGAATTTTTCAGTGCATCATTTTGACGAGGTATTTATACAAATTTTATTCTTGCTTGCTATTTCAGTAACAGTCATCGCTATTGCCAAACTGGCAAAACAGCCTTATTCCATCGCCCTTGTACTGGTGGGGCTGATTCTGGGGCTTACCCATATACCGCTTCTTGAAGAAGCAGAGCAGTTCATTACACAATCGAATATTTTTCAGGCGATCATCATTTCTTTATTTCTTCCCATCCTGCTGGGCGATGCTTCCATTAAAATGCCATTTTCCCATGTGAAACAGGTAAGGAGGCCGATCCTGGCGCTTGCCTTTGGGGGGACCTTTCTGTCATTCATTATTATAGGCTTGGGCTCCTATTATCTGCTGGATCTTCCGCTGGTGCTTTCCTTCACGTTTGCTTCCCTTATGAGCGCTACAGACCCGATCAGTGTCATATCAATATTCAAAACATTGGGCGTGCCAAAAAAACTGGTCACAATTATAGAAGGGGAATCCCTCCTCAATGATGGTGTGGCCGTTGTATTGTTCCAGATATCCTCCATCTACCTGCTTACGTACATAGAAATGGGCTGGACCGGGATTGCGAGCGGTGTTTGGCTGTTCATCAAATTCAGTGTAGGCGGAGCCCTGCTTGGGGCCGTGCTGGGCTATTTTTTTTCACAGATTATCCGCATTTATGATGACTACCCGCTTGAAATTGCGTTTTCGATCCTGCTGTTCTTCGGCAGCTATTTTATCGCAGAGCATCTGGAGGTATCAGGTGTTATCGCGGTAGTGGTCGGAGGGGTCATTTTCGGGAATTATGGCGCAAGAATCGGCATGTCCGAGACAACGAAAACCAATATCAGCTCTTTCTGGGATGTGATCACCCTGATCGCCAATTCACTGATTTTCCTGATGATCGGCCTGGAAATCAAAAACATCAGCTTTATCAATAATTGGTGGACGATTGTCCTGGCCATTGTCATTGTGCTGGCAGGCCGAACCATTGCCCTTTACAGCAGCCTTGCATTTGTCAAAGACTTTTCCGGCCAATACAAAATCCTGCTGAACTGGGGAGGCTTAAAGGGAAGTCTGTCAATTGCCCTGGCTTTGAGCCTTCCGCCTTCTTTTGCAGGCAGGGATACAGTCCTCCTCCTTGCTTTCAGCGTGGTTCTGTTCTCCCTGATCGTCCAGGGGCTCACAATCAAGCCGATTATTCAGAAGCTCGGGATAAAACCTGTCCCTGATGATGATAAAATATGAACTGAAATCCATTCAGCATGCTGGATGGATTTTTGGCTGGGGAAGGAGAGACCGGCTGATCTTTAAAAGGGCTTGAAGTTATGCGATTTATCTTTCTTTTATAAGGAAAGGAAATTAAAATTGCCTCTGCCATCCTTCATGCTTTACACTGTAAAAAGTGCATGGGGGGAGAGCCAGTGGAGGAATTCAAGAACGATACATATGAAATCATGGAGGTTTGCCTTCTTGCCGGAAAAATCATGCTCCAAAGCGGTGCTGAAACATACCGGGTTGAGGATACGATGATGCGGATCGCTGCTTCCTTCGGGGTTGACCAGTCACACAGCTATGTCACGCCGACTGGCATCATTTTTTCCATTGAAGGCCATGAACCGACCAAAACGAAGCTGATCAGGATTTCCGAAAGGGGAACTGATCTTGATAAAGTCACCATCGTCAACAGCATTTCCCGCAATATCAGCAGCGGGGAGCTGACAGTGAAGGAGGCTCTGCAGTCATTGCGGGAAGTAGAGGCTGCACCAATGGCGTATTCGCTGCTTCTTCAGATACTGGCGGCTGCCATTTCCAGCGGCTGTTTCCTGATCATGTTCAAGGGGAGCTGGGAGGACTTTCTGCCCGCGGTAGTATGCGGCGGACTTGGTTTCATTTCTTTTATCTATTTTCATAAATGGGTGCCGATCAAGTTCTTTGCTGAATTTGTGGCGGCATTTGTCATTGGCCTTGCATCTTATGCGTTTGTTTTTTCAGGGGCCGGCAATGAGCTGGATAAAATCATCATCGGATCGGTGATGCCGCTTGTGCCCGGCCTATTGATTACAAATGCGGTCAGGGATTTGATCGCGGGGCATTTGGTATCAGGACTGTCAAAAGGCGCTGAAGCATTTCTGACTGCCTTTGCCATCGGATCAGGCATCGCGGTGGTACTATCTTTCATCTCATTTTAAGGAGGCATCGCATGGAAACGATTGAACAGCTTGCAACAAGCTTTGTAGCATCGGCAGCATTCGGGATTCTATTCAATGCTCCGAAAAAGTCTTTGATCAAGTGCGGCACGGTCGGAACAATCGGCTGGCTCGTCTACTTCTGGATGGAATCATCAGGTGTGGATGCGGTTGGTGCCACCATTAGCGCTGCTTTTTTCGTGGCATTCACAAGCCAGTTTTTTGCAAGGGCCTATAAGACGCCGATCATCATTTTCAGCGTAGCCGGGATCATTCCGCTTGTACCGGGAGGGCTTGCGTATGATGCAATGAGGAATTTTGTTGAGAACGACTACAACACAGCCATCAGCCTTGCTGCCCGGGCCTTCATGATCTCCGGGGCAATCGCCATCGGGCTTGTATTCTCAGAGGTCATCAACCAGATTATCAAGAATGCGAGAAGGGTCCAGAGCTGAAGGATTTCCAGTAGGTAAAACAAGGGAAGGCATGTATCTGCATGCCTTTTTGCATACAGTAAAAAGAATTAGCAGATAAATAATTTCAAAATTCCGTAAAAAGTCGTATGATAGTGTATATATTTAGTTAAACGAAAGATTAAGATTCTGAACTTTTTCCTCGAAAGGCGGGTAAAGGAAAAGCAATTCAGCAGGAATCAGACTTGGAGGACGATTTATGGGAAAGGTGTTTGGATTTTTAAAAATATACAGGGTTGCCGTCATTGTCGCTCTTTCATTGATGCTGACGGAGCTTGCGGTTGAGCTGCTTCAGCCGCTTTTGATGGCCAAAATCATTGATGAAGGAATCATGAAGAAGGATATGGATGAGGTCCTGATTTGGGGAGGGGTCATGGTTGGCATCTCGCTGATTGCCTTCGCGGCCGGCATCATCAATTCCTTCTATGCTGCGCATGTCAGCCAGAGCTTCGGCTTTGATATCAGGAAGAGTGTGTTCAGGAAAGTGCAATCCTTCTCGTTTGCCAACTTTGCTATGTTTCCGGGCTCCTCTCTTATCACGAGGATGACGAATGATGTCACATTGCTCCAGAATATCGTCTTCATGAGCCTGCGCATCATGATGCGTGCCCCGCTCCTGGTTATTGGAGGCCTGATCATGGCGTTTGTTGTCAATGTGAAGCTCGCTTTGATTCTGAGTGCGGTTGTTCCATTTTTATTTATTTTCCTCATTTTTATTATGAATAAAGGCGGAGCCTTGTTTAAAAAAGTTCAGGAAAAACTGGATGACGTCAATAATGTCATGCAGGAAAATCTGGCTGGCATCAGGCTCATTAAAGCGTTTTTGCGCAGGAATCATGAAAGCGAAAGGTTCACAGAGGTAACAGGGGACCTGAAGGATCAGACTGTTTTTGCTCTGCGGCTGATGGAAGTGACGATGCCGATGCTTCTTTTGATCATGAATATAAGCATTATCGGTGTCCTCTGGTTTGGAAGCATCCAGGTGGATGACGGAAGCGCCAAAGTCGGGGAAGTGGTTGCTGTCATCAACTATGCCACAAGAATTACGGGTGCTCTTTCAATGCTTTCTTTTATCATCATGGCCTTTTCAAGGGCGAAAGCCTCGGCCGGCAGGATTGCCGATGTCCTGAATACAGAAGTGGATCTGAAGGATTCTGAGCAGGCCCTGGCCGGATTTGAAATTGAGGGAGGAGAAATCGAGTTTGATTCTGTGAGCTTCCGCTACCCGGGTACAGACACAGTGGTGCTTGACGGTGTATCCTTCAAAATAAAGGCCGGCGAGACGGCAGCCATCCTCGGTGCCACAGGTGCCGGCAAATCATCTCTGTTTCAGCTGATTCCCCGGCTGTATGACGTGACAGGCGGAACCGTCCGGATTGACGGCCAGGATATCGGCCGGGTCAAACTGGATGATTTGCGCAAGCAGATCGGCTTCGTCCCGCAGGAGGCACTGCTCTTTACAGGAAGCGTCCAGGAAAATATCCGCTGGGGAAAAGAAGATGCGACCCCTGCAGAGGTGGAGGAAGCGGCAAAGAAGGCCCAGATTCATTCTTCCATTGAAAGGCTCTCCGCTAAATATGACACGAAGATCGGGCAAAAGGGCGTCAACCTTTCAGGAGGGCAGAAGCAGCGCCTTTCCATCGCCCGGGCCCTTGTCCGTAAGCCGAAGATACTTCTGCTGGATGACAGCACAAGTGCTTTGGATTTGAAAACAGAGGCAAAGCTGCTGCAGGCATTGCGGACGTATACCGCGACTACGCTTATCATTACGCAAAAAATCAGTACAGCGATAGAATCGGACCATATTCTGCTGCTTGAAGACGGCAGGCTGATTGCCGAGGGAGACCACGAAACACTTCTGAGGGAATCGGAGCTGTATCAAAAGATCTTCAGGTCACAGTTCGGGGAGGAGGCGCTGGAGCATGTTCAGGGAGCTGACTGATCCATTCCGCTACAAGAAGATTGCTGTACTGGAGAAAGAGAATCTCAAAAAGACAGCCGATGATGCAAAGAAACCAAAAGTAAAATCGAAGAACTGGGCAGGGACTCTCCGCAGGATCTGGAACTATCTCGCCGAGGAAAAAGGGCTCCTCTTCCTCGTCCTGCTCATGGTCATTCTCAGCAGTGTACTGGGGCTGCTAGGTCCGTTCCTCCTTGGGAGAGGGATTGACCAGTATATCGTAGAAAGAAGCAACAGCGGCTTTGCTGCCCTGCTAGCCGGGCTTGCTGCTATATATATTGTCTATTCTGCGTCCCTTTGGTTCCAGAACTATTGGATGATCGGGATTGCCCAGAACACAGTCTTTAAAATGAGGACCCAGCTTTTCCGCCACCTTCATAAACTGCCGATTCCGTTCTTTGATAAAAGGCAGCATGGAGAGCTGATGAGCCGGGTGACAAATGATATCGAAAATGTCAGCTCCACGCTGAACAGCTCGGTCATACAGGTTTTTTCCAGTGTGCTCACCCTTGTTGGGACCGTAGGGGTCATGCTGTGGCTGAGTCCGCTGCTTACCCTGATCACCATGATCATTGTTCCGGTCATGTTTTATGGGATGAAGTGGATCACCAATCGGACGGGCCGGCTTTTCAAGGAGCAGCAGCGCAACTTGGGAGAGCTGAATGGCTTTGTCCAGGAGACGATTTCCGGCCAGCGGATCGTCAAGACTTTTTCCCAGGAAGACAGAGTGATTGAAGAATTCATCGGCAAAGGCGAAAAGCTGCGGGTCGCAGGATTCTGGGCCCAGACGTATTCAGGCTTCATCCCCAAGCTGATGAACATGCTGAATAATATGAGCTTTGCCATCATTGCAGGAGTGGGCGGCATTTTTGTCCTAAAAGGGATGATATCGATCGGCGTCATCGTCATTTTTGCCGAGTATGCCCGCCAGTTCACCCGCCCCCTGAATGACCTGGCCAACCAGTTCAATACCCTCTTGTCGGCTATCGCCGGTGCTGAACGGGTGTTTGAAATCATGGACCAGAAAGAAGAATTCGAGGATGAAGCAGATGCAGAAGAAATCAGCTTTATTAAAGGGGAAGTCGAGTTCAGGGATGTCTCTTTTTCTTATGAAAAGGGTGAGAATACAGTAACGGGCATCAATTTCAGGGCAAACACCGGGCAGACTGTGGCCCTTGTCGGCCCGACCGGCGCCGGGAAGTCTACGATCATCAACCTGATCTCCCGGTTCTATAATTATGACAGCGGAAGCATCACGATTGATGGCCGTGAGCTGAAAAAAATCAAGCGAGAAAGCTTAAGGCAGCATATGGCATTCGTCCTCCAGGATTCACTCCTGTTCCAGGGGACCGTCAGGGAAAATATCCGCTACGGAAAGCTGGATGCGACAGATGACGAAGTGGAAAAAGCTGCAAAAATGGCGAATGCACACTCGTTCATCATGAAGCTGCCGCAGCAGTATGATACCCTCCTGAAGGGGGACGCCAGCGGAATCAGCCAGGGGCAGCGCCAGCTTTTATCCATTGCGAGGGCTTTCCTTGCGGATCCTTCGATATTGATTCTGGATGAAGCAACAAGCAGCATTGATACGATTACAGAAATGAAAATCCAGGAAGCACTCCAGACCTTGATGGAAGGAAGAACCAGCTTTGTGGTGGCCCACAGGCTGAACACCATCCAGCAGGCCGACCAGATCCTTGTCCTTGATGAGGGCAGCATCATCGAGAAAGGCTCCCATGAGGAACTTCTTGAACAGGAAGGATTCTACCATGGGCTTTACCACAGCCAGCTGAAGGAAGAGGCCATATAGGAAAAAGGTGCACGGCCATTTGGGCTGTGCACCTTTTTTGTATTTCGGGGCAGGAGAGTTCTGTTCCTTCATTAATGTCTGTAGAAGGCAGAGCAAAAAAAGATTGTACTCCATTACCATTTCACATATAATTCTTAATAGGAAAAAGATTCAGAATAAAAGGGGGAATTTGTTTGGAAGGTTTTGTTAGCCAATTAAACGGCATTCTTTGGAGTACACCGGTCATTTATATCTGTCTTGCTGTCGGACTCCTGTTTTCCGTGTTAACCCGTTTTCTGCAGGTCAGGCACATTAAAGACATGGTGCTGCTCATGTTCAAAGGCAAAAGTTCCGATGCGGGCGTTTCTTCTTTCCAGGCCTTATCTATTGCTCTTTCCGGCCGCGTGGGAACTGGTAACATCGCTGGTACCGCTACAGCAATCGCTATGGGCGGACCTGGTGCCGTCTTTTGGATGTGGGCAATTGCATTCATCGGTGCAGGAAGCGCCTTTGTGGAATCGACTCTTGCACAAATCTACAAAGTAAAACAGGATGGCTTATACCGCGGGGGCCCTGCTTATTATATTGAAAAGGGCATCGGCATCAAATGGTTTGCAGTTTTATTTGCGGTGGCTGCCCTGCTGGCTATGTCAGTGCTAATGCCTGGCATCCAGTCAAATTCCATTGCTCTGGGTATGGAAAATGCATTTGGCGTTAATGTATATGTCACTGGAGGCATCATTGTCGTCCTTCTTGGCCTGATTATCTTTGGCGGGGTAAAAAGGATTGCAACGGTTGCTCAATATGCTGTTCCATTTATGGCGGTAGGCTATATGCTTGTTGCTTTGATTATCATCGGCATGAATATTGGCGAGCTTCCAGGTGTAATCTCCCTTATTTTCAGCAGTGCATTTGCTGCGGATTCCATGTTTGGCGGAATTGTCGGCAGTGCGATTGCCTGGGGGGTAAAACGTGGAATCTATTCAAACGAAGCCGGCCAGGGAACCGGGCCGCACGCTGCTGCGGCTGCCGAGGTATCACATCCGGCAAAGCAGGGGCTTGTCCAGGCATTCTCTGTTTATATCGATACACTTTTCGTATGCTCTGCAACAGCCTTTATGATTCTATTTACCGGAATGTTCAACACAGTCGGTGAAGACGGAAAAACAATGATTTTCAACGGTCTTCCGGGAGTAGAAGCAGGCCCGGCATTCACCCAGGCTGCAGTTGACTCTGCACTTCCTGGTTTCGGTGCTGGCTTTGTCGCAGTATCTCTATTCTTCTTTGCCTTCACAACTATTATGGCTTACTATTATATCGCCGAAACCAATATGGCATATCTGATGCGCAATAAGGACGGCAGACTTTTGACTTTTATTCTGAAAATCGTATTGCTGGGGGCGACTTTTTACGGGGCCGTCAATGCAGCAGACCTTGCCTGGGCGCTTGGGGATGTAGGACTCGGCCTGATGGTATGGCTCAATCTGATTGCCATCCTAATCCTTGCCAAACCGGCACTCATTGCCCTCAAGGATTATGAAGCACAGAAGAAGCAGGGTCTTGATCCGGTCTTCAACTCGAAGAAGCTTGGCATCAAAAATGCTGAGTATTGGGAAGAGGAATATGTGCAGCAGGATGAAAGAGTTTCATAAACGAGTAGTGAGGGATGCTTTTGGTAAATAGTCCCGTCTTGGTGGAGAAACATTTGAAATAGCACACTAATGAACAGGCCAAATCTCATATGATTTGGTCTGTTGTTTTTTTTGTGTTTTTATGATTTTTAACGCATGAATGGACAAGCAAAATTACATCCAATGTGATAATGACTATTTTTAAAAAACAGGAAGCCTTATCCTTATTTAAGTAATCAGCAAGCATCAAAATAAGCGGAGATTTTCCGTTTAAGCTGCATGGCACGGTAGGTTGATATAGGCGATGTTTCGGGACAGCTGCCAACATAGGCAGCTGTTCTTATTCCATAAAAGAGGCAGAATACTTCAAAAAAATATATGGGATTTTATGGTATAGTTTGATAGGTAAGGGGGTTAGAAATGTATAGAAAAAAATACATATCATTAATGCTGATTTTCGCATTAACAGCTTGTACTCAAAGTCCTGATTTTGAGTTGTATGAAGGAAAACCTTTAAAAATAGCGGTGGTTGGAAAACGACCAGAAGTAAATGAAAAACAAGTGATGTTTACAGAGATCGCATTTGATGAAATGGCAAGTGAAGAACTGAAATATTTTGACGCAGTAGTTATCAGGGAAAATAACCTTTTAGAGGCTGCTGAAAGCCAATATGCAGATGTTTACCTAAATTCTACAATTCCATTCTTTTTTATATCAGCTAATAATCATATCCCTTTCTCCACAAAAGAAACAGAATATAATGAGTCTTGGAATTGGACTGCTGGTCAAAGCTATGCTGTTGGGGTTCTTACATTAAAAGAAGATGAGTCGTTAAAAAGCTGGGAATTCGGTTTGTATAATGATAGAAAAACAGATGAACACATAAAAGAAATATATTCAAGAATATTTAAATCGATTGATGAACTTAATCAATAATATAAAAAAGATCTATGAATAAATTCACTTGAAGCAACGGGTGCTTATGTTCCAGATCAGTGACCAACCTGGCAGTCTTTTTATGTGACAAACGAAGCAGGATACTTGAACCAAAAATATAACTTGGGGGTATAGTTATGTGGTTAATATTAGGGGTTTTTGCAATAGTATTAACTGTTATAAATCTTTCTTTGTATGCAGCAGGAAAGGATTATAATCTTGCTATGGCGATGGCATTATCATTTACAGCATTAACAATTTGCGCAGATTACAGTTATTTAACTCGGTGGGTAAATGCGGAAGATTGGGCGGCTTTATCGGATGTAATACCTGGTATGGCAAGGGCATTTTGGTTTCTGACAATTGTTTCTATCTTGCTAAATATAGCACCTATATTCTTAGAACGAAAACGTAAGAAATAATGACTTATTATGTAAGTCTTTATGTATGACTAACGGGTAAAAAAGAACGCTTGGAATATCCATAATCCAAGCGTTTTTCTATGCTCTTGCATTGTTATTTATAGTGCTGAACAAAGTGCATCTTAGTGTATATTTTACCTTTTCTAACAGTGGAGTAACTATTTAACTTTTTGTTCATCCCTTTTCTAGTCTATAGCTGTAAGGGAAGCTTCCGGTTTGCCGCGAAGGCTTTTTCTTTGCCGCTGTGCCTGAAGGCGGGTAAACAGGTAGCAGCCAAGGATGACGATCATGCCTCCGAGAAACTGGATTGCTTCAAGCTTTTCTCCGAGCAGCAGAAAAGCCAGGATAGCAGTGAAAACAGGGTTGAAATTCAGGAACACCCCTGCGGTGACAGCCCCGATTTTCTGGACCCCTTTATTCCAGAGCACCATGCATACAACGGTTGAAATGAGTCCGGTATAAAGCATGGATCCTGCAAAGGACAGATCAGGATTTTTGATTTGGAGATCAGAATAGCTGAATGGAAGCAGGATGGCCAATCCGAAGATCCCTGAATAAAAGGTCGACAGGATTGGAGAAGTATATTTTCCGGCCCACTTGCCGAGGATCGAATAGATTCCCCAAATGCACACCGCTGCCAACATCCATAAATCTCCTTTATTAAACGTCAAAGACAGCAGCATTTCCAGATGGCCTTTGGTAAGGACAAGCAGGACGCCGAAGAGTGAAAACATCATGGTCAGAATCTGCGGCAGGTTAATTCTGTCTTTTAA is a window from the Bacillus infantis NRRL B-14911 genome containing:
- a CDS encoding cation:proton antiporter — its product is MHHFDEVFIQILFLLAISVTVIAIAKLAKQPYSIALVLVGLILGLTHIPLLEEAEQFITQSNIFQAIIISLFLPILLGDASIKMPFSHVKQVRRPILALAFGGTFLSFIIIGLGSYYLLDLPLVLSFTFASLMSATDPISVISIFKTLGVPKKLVTIIEGESLLNDGVAVVLFQISSIYLLTYIEMGWTGIASGVWLFIKFSVGGALLGAVLGYFFSQIIRIYDDYPLEIAFSILLFFGSYFIAEHLEVSGVIAVVVGGVIFGNYGARIGMSETTKTNISSFWDVITLIANSLIFLMIGLEIKNISFINNWWTIVLAIVIVLAGRTIALYSSLAFVKDFSGQYKILLNWGGLKGSLSIALALSLPPSFAGRDTVLLLAFSVVLFSLIVQGLTIKPIIQKLGIKPVPDDDKI
- a CDS encoding threonine/serine exporter family protein, whose protein sequence is MGGEPVEEFKNDTYEIMEVCLLAGKIMLQSGAETYRVEDTMMRIAASFGVDQSHSYVTPTGIIFSIEGHEPTKTKLIRISERGTDLDKVTIVNSISRNISSGELTVKEALQSLREVEAAPMAYSLLLQILAAAISSGCFLIMFKGSWEDFLPAVVCGGLGFISFIYFHKWVPIKFFAEFVAAFVIGLASYAFVFSGAGNELDKIIIGSVMPLVPGLLITNAVRDLIAGHLVSGLSKGAEAFLTAFAIGSGIAVVLSFISF
- a CDS encoding threonine/serine exporter family protein translates to METIEQLATSFVASAAFGILFNAPKKSLIKCGTVGTIGWLVYFWMESSGVDAVGATISAAFFVAFTSQFFARAYKTPIIIFSVAGIIPLVPGGLAYDAMRNFVENDYNTAISLAARAFMISGAIAIGLVFSEVINQIIKNARRVQS
- a CDS encoding ABC transporter ATP-binding protein, with the translated sequence MGKVFGFLKIYRVAVIVALSLMLTELAVELLQPLLMAKIIDEGIMKKDMDEVLIWGGVMVGISLIAFAAGIINSFYAAHVSQSFGFDIRKSVFRKVQSFSFANFAMFPGSSLITRMTNDVTLLQNIVFMSLRIMMRAPLLVIGGLIMAFVVNVKLALILSAVVPFLFIFLIFIMNKGGALFKKVQEKLDDVNNVMQENLAGIRLIKAFLRRNHESERFTEVTGDLKDQTVFALRLMEVTMPMLLLIMNISIIGVLWFGSIQVDDGSAKVGEVVAVINYATRITGALSMLSFIIMAFSRAKASAGRIADVLNTEVDLKDSEQALAGFEIEGGEIEFDSVSFRYPGTDTVVLDGVSFKIKAGETAAILGATGAGKSSLFQLIPRLYDVTGGTVRIDGQDIGRVKLDDLRKQIGFVPQEALLFTGSVQENIRWGKEDATPAEVEEAAKKAQIHSSIERLSAKYDTKIGQKGVNLSGGQKQRLSIARALVRKPKILLLDDSTSALDLKTEAKLLQALRTYTATTLIITQKISTAIESDHILLLEDGRLIAEGDHETLLRESELYQKIFRSQFGEEALEHVQGAD
- a CDS encoding ABC transporter ATP-binding protein, whose protein sequence is MFRELTDPFRYKKIAVLEKENLKKTADDAKKPKVKSKNWAGTLRRIWNYLAEEKGLLFLVLLMVILSSVLGLLGPFLLGRGIDQYIVERSNSGFAALLAGLAAIYIVYSASLWFQNYWMIGIAQNTVFKMRTQLFRHLHKLPIPFFDKRQHGELMSRVTNDIENVSSTLNSSVIQVFSSVLTLVGTVGVMLWLSPLLTLITMIIVPVMFYGMKWITNRTGRLFKEQQRNLGELNGFVQETISGQRIVKTFSQEDRVIEEFIGKGEKLRVAGFWAQTYSGFIPKLMNMLNNMSFAIIAGVGGIFVLKGMISIGVIVIFAEYARQFTRPLNDLANQFNTLLSAIAGAERVFEIMDQKEEFEDEADAEEISFIKGEVEFRDVSFSYEKGENTVTGINFRANTGQTVALVGPTGAGKSTIINLISRFYNYDSGSITIDGRELKKIKRESLRQHMAFVLQDSLLFQGTVRENIRYGKLDATDDEVEKAAKMANAHSFIMKLPQQYDTLLKGDASGISQGQRQLLSIARAFLADPSILILDEATSSIDTITEMKIQEALQTLMEGRTSFVVAHRLNTIQQADQILVLDEGSIIEKGSHEELLEQEGFYHGLYHSQLKEEAI
- a CDS encoding alanine/glycine:cation symporter family protein, whose product is MEGFVSQLNGILWSTPVIYICLAVGLLFSVLTRFLQVRHIKDMVLLMFKGKSSDAGVSSFQALSIALSGRVGTGNIAGTATAIAMGGPGAVFWMWAIAFIGAGSAFVESTLAQIYKVKQDGLYRGGPAYYIEKGIGIKWFAVLFAVAALLAMSVLMPGIQSNSIALGMENAFGVNVYVTGGIIVVLLGLIIFGGVKRIATVAQYAVPFMAVGYMLVALIIIGMNIGELPGVISLIFSSAFAADSMFGGIVGSAIAWGVKRGIYSNEAGQGTGPHAAAAAEVSHPAKQGLVQAFSVYIDTLFVCSATAFMILFTGMFNTVGEDGKTMIFNGLPGVEAGPAFTQAAVDSALPGFGAGFVAVSLFFFAFTTIMAYYYIAETNMAYLMRNKDGRLLTFILKIVLLGATFYGAVNAADLAWALGDVGLGLMVWLNLIAILILAKPALIALKDYEAQKKQGLDPVFNSKKLGIKNAEYWEEEYVQQDERVS
- a CDS encoding DMT family transporter, which codes for MPALYVCLMLLTSLLWGGNFVVGKSLVEHASPVALTAFRWIIAVIFLLPIVLRKEKKLLPPAKSLVPLILMGITGVVLFNIFQFWALEETTATNVGLISTLNAISIAVFSAIFLKDRINLPQILTMMFSLFGVLLVLTKGHLEMLLSLTFNKGDLWMLAAVCIWGIYSILGKWAGKYTSPILSTFYSGIFGLAILLPFSYSDLQIKNPDLSFAGSMLYTGLISTVVCMVLWNKGVQKIGAVTAGVFLNFNPVFTAILAFLLLGEKLEAIQFLGGMIVILGCYLFTRLQAQRQRKSLRGKPEASLTAID